The DNA segment TAGGAAATAAAATCACGGGAATGTGTGGATATTTTTCTTTGATAAAATCAGCAATTTCAAGCATGTATTTAAAAGAAAATTCAAAAAACATCTCTTTTTCTAAAGCACTTGCCCAACTATCAAATATCTGTATAGCATTAGCTCCTGCTTTAATTTGTTCTTGAATATAATGCTTTAAAGCTAAAGTAAGTTTAGATAAAATTTGATGTAAAAATTCAGGATTTTGATAAACTAATTTTTTACATTTTGCATAATTTTTACTACCACCACCCTCTATCATATAAGTAACAATAGTCCAAGGACTTCCACAAAAACCAATCAAAGCTTTATCATGCGCAAGTTTTTCTCTAGTAAGCGCTAGTGCATCATAAACATAAGAAAGATTTTTAATACTTTTTTCAACATCTAATCTCTCCAAATCTTCCTTAGTTTTAATGGGATTTGAAAATACCGGCCCTTCGCCTTTTTCAAATTTTAAATCCATACCCATTTCTAAAGGCACTACTAAAATATCTGAAAAAATAATAGCTGCATCAACGCCCAAAATATCCACAGGTTGCAAAGTAACTTCACTTGCTTTTTTATAGTCCTTGCAAAGTGATAAAAAATCCCCAGCACTTGCTCTAACTTCCATGTACTCAGGTAGATATCTTCCTGCTTGACGCATCATCCAAACCGGAGTATAAGGAATTGATTTTTTAAAACACGCATCAATAAAAATCATTTTTATTCCTTATTAATGATCACTTTTATGCAAGAAATAAAGTCCCACACAAAGAGCCAAAATAGAACCTGCTAAATAAGTCATATCCAAAACTGTATTAAGTTGCATTTGTAAAATTCTTTGAAAAAAATTTACAACTAAAACCATTATGATCACTTTTGCAAGCTTATCTTTTAGCTGATCTAAACTATGCACTTCTAAAACTTTTGACTGCTTTGTTTGTTTAAAATCCTCTATTTCGCTAATAAAAAGCTCATAAATTCCAAAAGAAAAAATAAATAAAACCAAAGCCATCAAATATAAATCCACAGCTCCTATAATCAAACCAACAATATCTTCATGCAAATCTACCGTAGAATTTGGCAACATAAAGTATTCAAATACATATTTTAAAACTTTAATCACATCATAACTTGCGATAAAAAATAAAACAAAAGCCCCTATTAAACCAAAAATCACAGGTAAAATAGTAACCAAACGACTTTTAACTAATAAATTCTCAAAAAATCTTTCTAGCATTTTTCTCCTTTTTAAACCAATTCTAGCCATTTTTGCGCAATACGCACTGCATTTGTAGCAGCTCCTACACGAATTTGATCAGCCACGCACCATAAATGTAAAATGTTTTTGTGATTAATATCACGTCTAATTCTTCCTACATAAGTTTCGTTAGTGTCACTTGTAAAAAGTGGCATAGGATATTTTTTATTTTCTACATCATCAATCACAACAACACTTGGTGCTTTAGAAAGTATCTCTCTAACTTTAGCAACATCAACATCTTTTTCAAAATGCATAGTAATAGCTTCACTATGGCTTCTAAGCACAGGAACTCTTACGCAAGTTGCTGAAATTTCAAGTTTTTTATGCAATATTTTTTGCGTTTCATTTACCATTTTTAATTCTTCTTTGGTGTAGCCATTGTCGCTAAAAACATCAATTTGAGGAATCAAATTTAAAGCCAAAGTATATGGAAAAGTTTTTGCTTCAAATTTATCTAGTTTAAAAGCAAAAAAACTTTGCATTCCTTGAACTAGTTCTTCCATACCTTCTTTACCTGCGCCACTTGCTGCTTGATAAGTACTTACATCTACTCTTTTTAGATTAAATGCATCATCAAGTGGTTTTAAAACATGTACCATTTGTATGGTAGAGCAATTTGGATTAGCAATAACCCCTGTTTTTTCCCAATCTTTAATATCTTCACTATTGCACTCAGGAACCACCAAAGGAACATTCTCATCCATTCTAAAATGGCTCGTATTATCAATCACCACAGCACCACATTCTACTGCGTATTTTGCATACTCAGCACTTATATTTCCTCCAGCACTAAAAAAAGCAATATCTACAGGATTTTCTTTAAAAACACTTGGAGTTAATTCTTTTACTTTATAGCTTTTACCTCTAAATTCTACTTCACTACCTGCACTTTTTACACTTGCTAATGGCAAAATACTTTCAACTGGAAAATCAAGCTCATCTAAGACATTTAAAAGTTCTTCACCAACTGCTCCTGTTGCACCTACAATAGCTATTTTTTTCATTGTCCGTCCTTTTTAAGTAATATTGTATTTTTTCATTTTTTCGCTAAAAATTTTCTCACTCATCCCTATAAGCTTAGCTGCTTCTGTAATATCTTGCGAATTTTTTAAAGCTTCTAAAATCAATTCTTTTTCAAGATTTTTAATATCTTTACTTTTTCTACTTTCTAAAAATAAATCTTGAGCACTAATCTTATCATTTTCACTTAAAATACAAGCTCTTTGTATAATAGAAATCAATTCTCTAATATTACCTGGAAAATCATAAGCTAATAAAGCATCTTGTGCTTCTTGGCTTAAAGTTTTCTCATTAAAATCATATTCTTTACACGTATCAAGTAATACCTTTTGCGCAATTTGCAAAATTTCTTCTTGACGCTCTCTTAGCGGTGGTATATTAATAGGAATAGTATTAAGTCTATAATATAAATCTTGTCTAAATTCATTATCTGCAATCTTTTTTTCTATATGAGCATTAGTTGCACTGATAATTCTTACATCAATCTTTATACTTTTAGTACTCCCTAATCTTGTAATTTCTTTTTCTTGTAAAGCTCTTAATAATTTTGCTTGAATTTCATAAGGCATTTCACCTATTTCATCTAAAAACAAAGTGCCTTCATTAGCGAGCTCAAACAACCCTATTTTAGTAGTATTAGCATCAGTAAACGCACCTTTTTCAAAACCAAAAAGCTCACTTTCTATCAAATTTGATGGAATTGCTGCCATATTAATAGCCACAAAAGGTTTTTGTGCTCTTTTTGAATTTTTATGCACAAAATTTGCAAAAACTTCTTTACCTACCCCACTTTCTCCAAAAAAAAGCACACTTGCATCTGTCTTAGCAGCTTTTAAAGCCAAATTTAGACAATTTTCCAAAGCCTTAGAAGTACCATAAAAATCTTGATTTTCTTCTTTTTTAGTAGTCTTTTTATTTGTTTTTTTAGAAGTCTTTTCTTGAATTATTTTTGCG comes from the Campylobacter sp. CNRCH_2014_0184h genome and includes:
- a CDS encoding sigma-54-dependent transcriptional regulator; translated protein: MNLVIVEDDINMRKSLEIALGEYEEFTIKSYKSATEALKKLNDDVDLIITDINMPGMDGIEFVQACENKYDFIIITGNATLNRAIEAVRLGVKDFLVKPFDINTLVTAIKRAKIIQEKTSKKTNKKTTKKEENQDFYGTSKALENCLNLALKAAKTDASVLFFGESGVGKEVFANFVHKNSKRAQKPFVAINMAAIPSNLIESELFGFEKGAFTDANTTKIGLFELANEGTLFLDEIGEMPYEIQAKLLRALQEKEITRLGSTKSIKIDVRIISATNAHIEKKIADNEFRQDLYYRLNTIPINIPPLRERQEEILQIAQKVLLDTCKEYDFNEKTLSQEAQDALLAYDFPGNIRELISIIQRACILSENDKISAQDLFLESRKSKDIKNLEKELILEALKNSQDITEAAKLIGMSEKIFSEKMKKYNIT
- the hemE gene encoding uroporphyrinogen decarboxylase, whose protein sequence is MIFIDACFKKSIPYTPVWMMRQAGRYLPEYMEVRASAGDFLSLCKDYKKASEVTLQPVDILGVDAAIIFSDILVVPLEMGMDLKFEKGEGPVFSNPIKTKEDLERLDVEKSIKNLSYVYDALALTREKLAHDKALIGFCGSPWTIVTYMIEGGGSKNYAKCKKLVYQNPEFLHQILSKLTLALKHYIQEQIKAGANAIQIFDSWASALEKEMFFEFSFKYMLEIADFIKEKYPHIPVILFPKGVSGFLDGINGNFDVFGVDWSTPLELAKEKLGAKYTLQGNMEPCRLYDKNAIEVGVDKILNIMQDSAHIFNLGHGILPDIPVENAKYFIKLVQEKSKK
- a CDS encoding aspartate-semialdehyde dehydrogenase, whose product is MKKIAIVGATGAVGEELLNVLDELDFPVESILPLASVKSAGSEVEFRGKSYKVKELTPSVFKENPVDIAFFSAGGNISAEYAKYAVECGAVVIDNTSHFRMDENVPLVVPECNSEDIKDWEKTGVIANPNCSTIQMVHVLKPLDDAFNLKRVDVSTYQAASGAGKEGMEELVQGMQSFFAFKLDKFEAKTFPYTLALNLIPQIDVFSDNGYTKEELKMVNETQKILHKKLEISATCVRVPVLRSHSEAITMHFEKDVDVAKVREILSKAPSVVVIDDVENKKYPMPLFTSDTNETYVGRIRRDINHKNILHLWCVADQIRVGAATNAVRIAQKWLELV
- a CDS encoding YqhA family protein; translated protein: MLERFFENLLVKSRLVTILPVIFGLIGAFVLFFIASYDVIKVLKYVFEYFMLPNSTVDLHEDIVGLIIGAVDLYLMALVLFIFSFGIYELFISEIEDFKQTKQSKVLEVHSLDQLKDKLAKVIIMVLVVNFFQRILQMQLNTVLDMTYLAGSILALCVGLYFLHKSDH